A genomic segment from Moorena sp. SIOASIH encodes:
- a CDS encoding MFS transporter: MTDIKQSRINGSSFPIINAFTKQFTALEGMEIFSFIWLSQVVSLLGSRLTSFAISIWVYSHTDSVTLFSLPILSTLLPTILISPIAGVYIDRWNRRWTMIISDFCAGLSTLIVAWLYVTGHLELWHICLTNILRSSFSTFQELAYLAATSLLVPKDKLIRANSMMQTSQAISKLIGPALAAALLGIVQFEGIVAIDFITLAFALLSLLIVKFPEIAAETEQQTEHESFMQSLALGWNYCKERSGLLWLTFLLTVCNFLIGAHAVLEAPLILSFASVIGFGLVVSCSNVGMVAGGLVAMSRGGKQNQMRTILIGMALIGLSILLEGIRPSIWLVTISSFCLLLPVPLINSSIISIFQRKVAPELLGRVLALLRSVARSGIPISFLLAGFLADHYFERFMSGDNPAARLIGQAIGVGPGRGIGLLYICMGILTLTMTCIAYFSPRLRYLEDELPDVIGDDSSDVISEVE; encoded by the coding sequence ATGACTGATATAAAGCAATCACGCATTAATGGTAGCAGCTTTCCCATCATTAACGCTTTCACGAAGCAATTTACTGCCCTAGAGGGTATGGAAATCTTCAGCTTCATCTGGCTCAGCCAGGTCGTTTCTCTACTTGGCTCCAGGCTTACCAGTTTTGCCATCAGCATCTGGGTTTATTCACACACGGATTCTGTCACCCTGTTTTCATTGCCTATTTTATCTACTTTGCTGCCTACTATTCTCATCAGTCCCATTGCTGGAGTTTATATCGATCGCTGGAATCGCCGATGGACAATGATAATCAGTGATTTCTGTGCTGGCTTGTCTACCTTGATAGTAGCTTGGTTGTACGTAACAGGTCATTTAGAACTTTGGCATATTTGCCTGACTAATATATTGCGATCTAGCTTTAGCACCTTTCAAGAATTAGCCTATCTTGCTGCAACCAGTTTGCTTGTCCCTAAAGATAAGCTAATTCGTGCTAACAGTATGATGCAAACGAGTCAAGCCATATCCAAGTTGATAGGACCTGCACTAGCTGCAGCTTTATTAGGGATCGTTCAGTTTGAAGGCATTGTGGCTATCGATTTCATTACCCTGGCCTTTGCCCTACTATCTCTCTTAATCGTCAAATTCCCTGAGATTGCCGCTGAAACTGAGCAGCAGACTGAGCATGAGTCATTTATGCAGAGTTTAGCCCTTGGCTGGAATTACTGTAAAGAACGATCAGGTCTTCTATGGCTTACTTTTCTACTAACAGTCTGTAACTTTTTGATAGGAGCCCATGCTGTTTTAGAGGCTCCCCTCATTCTTTCTTTCGCATCAGTGATCGGTTTTGGCCTAGTTGTGTCCTGCTCAAATGTTGGTATGGTTGCAGGAGGTCTAGTGGCAATGAGCAGAGGAGGTAAGCAAAATCAAATGCGCACCATTCTGATTGGCATGGCTTTAATCGGCTTATCCATTCTGCTTGAAGGTATTCGTCCCTCAATTTGGTTAGTTACGATCTCAAGTTTTTGTTTGCTTCTACCTGTCCCCTTAATTAACAGCTCCATTATTAGTATCTTTCAACGTAAAGTAGCCCCTGAATTACTAGGGCGGGTTTTAGCGTTATTAAGATCAGTTGCTCGCTCTGGAATCCCTATTTCTTTTCTTCTTGCTGGCTTCCTTGCTGATCATTACTTTGAACGCTTTATGAGTGGAGATAACCCAGCTGCTAGACTGATTGGTCAAGCGATCGGGGTAGGTCCTGGCCGAGGTATTGGTTTGCTTTATATTTGCATGGGAATCTTAACGCTTACCATGACTTGCATCGCTTATTTTTCACCTCGGTTGAGATACCTTGAGGATGAGCTACCTGATGTAATTGGAGATGATTCATCTGATGTTATTTCTGAGGTTGAATAA
- a CDS encoding sterol desaturase family protein, with protein sequence MLDLLQSSRIQFLWRGCQNVAGITLRLVVICFLVQTAIAWSDLAYIRTLAEEILITLSHEISLNPWFYGIVSMILLIEIWLPARQQARLSVGFCQDSLWLLGDLVETILFLKPCISVLYALSNRVGFPIFDSATILPPPIMLVLGFLLSDFLIWFGHILRHHIPAFWYFHAVHHSQTELNLLSGLRFHIVDKAIAYIIVALPMIALGISAPSIILFKVLQKWYLRIYHANLKLNYGWLKHIMITPQSHRIHHSIEPQHRDRNFGSILIIWDYLFGTQYCQYDEYPATGIDDPNFPLESSRQPHHLLINFIHQNLYPFQQLSKFSINHDRFTGWFKNLFVIQPQK encoded by the coding sequence ATGTTAGATTTACTGCAATCATCTCGAATTCAGTTTCTATGGCGAGGGTGTCAGAATGTCGCTGGGATAACTTTAAGATTGGTAGTGATCTGTTTTCTAGTGCAAACCGCGATCGCCTGGAGTGACCTTGCCTACATTAGGACATTGGCCGAAGAAATTCTCATAACTCTTAGCCACGAGATCTCCCTTAATCCGTGGTTTTATGGGATTGTCTCAATGATTCTACTGATCGAAATCTGGTTACCCGCACGTCAGCAGGCTCGGCTGTCCGTTGGTTTCTGTCAAGACTCCTTGTGGTTGCTAGGTGACCTTGTCGAAACGATTCTTTTTCTGAAGCCTTGCATCTCCGTTCTTTACGCTTTGAGCAATCGTGTCGGTTTCCCTATCTTTGATAGCGCAACAATACTTCCTCCACCAATCATGTTAGTGCTCGGCTTTCTGCTTAGCGACTTTCTAATTTGGTTTGGACATATTCTACGCCACCATATCCCAGCCTTTTGGTATTTTCATGCTGTCCATCACTCCCAAACCGAACTGAACCTCTTGAGTGGTCTACGCTTTCATATCGTTGATAAAGCAATTGCTTATATCATTGTTGCTTTACCCATGATCGCGCTTGGGATTTCTGCGCCTTCTATCATTCTATTTAAAGTGTTGCAAAAGTGGTATTTACGTATCTATCATGCCAATCTCAAACTCAATTATGGTTGGTTGAAGCATATCATGATTACCCCTCAGTCTCATCGCATTCATCATTCAATTGAACCACAACATCGCGATCGCAATTTTGGCTCAATTTTAATTATCTGGGATTACTTATTTGGAACTCAATACTGCCAATATGACGAATACCCAGCAACTGGCATCGACGATCCGAATTTTCCCCTTGAAAGCAGTCGCCAGCCGCACCATCTTCTGATCAACTTTATTCATCAAAACCTCTACCCATTTCAGCAACTTTCGAAATTCTCAATTAATCACGATCGGTTTACAGGTTGGTTCAAAAACTTGTTTGTTATTCAACCTCAGAAATAA
- a CDS encoding non-ribosomal peptide synthetase, whose product MNLKHQVLPEQRNKCIYQLIDAYAHNIPNKTAVICGGQTLTYRILNQLADQVAEHLQHLEIESGGLIGLYMDRSLAMIVGLLGIWKAGCAYVPLDSQYPKQRLEFMLAETEAAIVLTEPQLCQDLPKLSTIAQVITLKVETDGRLSLASVISSKLKPSVSTAISAPVTAKDLSPSKVEDPPSVDQCSEGRDKLSWDKRAKSSPEINPLDRLAYIIYTSGSTGKPKGVMISHRNLAHYCWSIVQPMALQSTDIYLHLASICFATSARQLLSPLSHGATVVIATSEERQIPLKVLQLAKDQQVTLMDMVPSYWRILNSTLQHLPPDTRQKLLTNTLRFVNGHGEPVPQYIPQIWQERLQHPAATLNLYGQAEATGSVAFCFYQSGEPGAVMPIGQPLPGMKLYILDDNLTPVAPGTCGEIYVGGPAVSQGYFKRPELNDERFIVNPLINHKSGNSEQELDQTVPFYLYKTGDLGRCRSDGVFEMLGRVDRQVKINGVRVEIDEIEAILSQHPTVREAAVLDLKTNLNEPYLVAYLTLEPTSLSREDNNWEQIEIALQTVRSGKSVKIDSLTVAESNSELIHQLKTYLQAQVSRYVVPSKFVILEDLPLTPNGKVDRKVLLAQQEAQFENRELIAPRTETEVKLAKIWCDILNLTQISLDDNFFELGGHSLLATQVISRIRDVFFIELPLAQVFAYPTLMELAQSIDTIQPTDSIKLTTISSVPKDTKVPLSFAQQRLWFLDQLEGPSSTYNISNVWQLEGDLNLSVLTQSLQTIVQRHEGLRTIFPSDNAAPYQKIQLDVTVQVPLIDLQSLPPTELESQIQILINAEAQTPFVLAQDTLVRCKLLKCSTTVHVLVITIHHIVADDWSLGIFQQELSELYTAFCQSEPLPLAPLPIQYADFAYWQHQWLQGQVLETLLDYWRNQLADSPPLLDLPTDYPRPAKQVFRGSTIEFDLDAHLTQKLQLLSQQSGTTLFISLLSAFSILLCRYSNSTDIVVGSPIANRNRQEIEPLIGFFVNTLVLRNNLEGNPSFLELLQRTRQVALNAYAHQDLPFEKLVEELNPDRNLSYHPLVQVMFVLQNSIPSHALSFPGVTVSPRRVERTTAKFDLILSMREASQGLQGVWEYNSDLFTSNTIQRLHHHFQTLLKGIVANPDQLISELPLLTEAEQQQLLAQWSQAHRDYPGDSSIHHLFEQQVERTPDAVALVFGEQQLSYRELDRRANQLATYLQTLGVEREVLVGLCLERSPELIVAMLGTLKAGGAYVPLDSNYPSERLAFILNETQIPVLITQTTLRSRLANYEQCVLICLDEIDLTQSNGLQSYEVQSDSSSEPQLVTRESLAYVIYTSGSTGQPKGVSIPHQAVIRLAIDPNYVTICSDDTCLQLASIAFDAATFEVWGALLNGAKLVLAPAARPSLAEIAHLLSHHQITVVWLTSGLFHQMVEEHLESFTSVRQLLAGGDVLSVTHVKKAVRALPNTLVINGYGPTENTTFTCCYPIRNLEAIGTSVPIGCAISNTQVYLLDDSYHPVPIGVSGELYIGGDGLAREYFNRPNLTAERFICHPALGRLYKTGDLCRYRSDGNLEFIGRIDHQVKIRGFRIELGEIETVLGEHPDLQAVVVLAREDNPGDKRLVAYVVVEADKQILPNQLQQFLKQRLPDYMIPSAFVQLRTLPLTLNCKVDRRSLPIPDFSQLPHRLEFTAPQTETEYRIVKIWSEVMKCDRISIHDNFFELGGHSLLATRVISKLRQTLQIELPIQSLFEYPTVAGWAKHIDLVLWFGRDAVDLAAVKNTEEIEI is encoded by the coding sequence ATGAATCTGAAACATCAAGTGTTGCCTGAACAAAGAAACAAATGTATCTATCAACTGATAGATGCTTATGCCCACAATATACCTAACAAAACTGCTGTAATTTGTGGAGGTCAGACCCTGACCTATCGCATACTCAATCAGCTTGCCGATCAAGTTGCTGAGCATTTGCAGCATTTAGAGATTGAATCCGGAGGATTGATCGGGCTGTATATGGATCGATCGTTGGCTATGATTGTTGGTTTATTGGGAATTTGGAAAGCGGGTTGTGCCTATGTTCCACTTGATAGTCAATATCCCAAGCAGCGTCTCGAATTTATGCTGGCAGAGACTGAAGCAGCGATAGTCTTAACTGAACCTCAGTTGTGTCAGGATTTACCAAAACTATCAACAATTGCACAGGTGATCACGTTAAAGGTCGAGACCGACGGTCGTTTGTCCCTTGCTTCAGTAATCTCATCGAAATTAAAACCATCTGTCTCGACAGCGATTTCTGCGCCAGTGACGGCCAAGGATCTTTCCCCGTCGAAGGTGGAAGATCCTCCTTCTGTAGATCAGTGCAGTGAAGGCCGCGATAAACTGAGCTGGGACAAGCGAGCCAAATCTTCTCCTGAAATCAACCCCCTCGATCGCCTCGCTTATATTATTTACACCTCTGGTTCAACGGGCAAACCCAAAGGCGTAATGATCAGCCATCGGAATCTGGCACATTACTGTTGGTCGATCGTTCAGCCCATGGCTCTGCAATCCACTGATATTTATTTGCACCTTGCCTCCATCTGCTTTGCCACATCTGCCCGTCAGTTATTGTCACCCCTATCACATGGGGCAACTGTTGTTATCGCGACCTCGGAAGAACGTCAAATCCCGCTCAAAGTGCTACAACTGGCAAAGGATCAGCAGGTTACCTTAATGGATATGGTGCCATCCTATTGGCGAATTCTAAATTCAACCCTACAGCATTTGCCTCCTGATACGCGCCAGAAACTTCTGACCAACACTCTACGATTTGTTAACGGTCATGGGGAACCTGTCCCCCAATATATTCCTCAGATCTGGCAAGAGAGGTTACAGCATCCTGCTGCGACGTTGAATCTATATGGTCAAGCAGAGGCAACAGGTTCGGTTGCCTTTTGTTTTTACCAATCCGGAGAACCTGGCGCTGTGATGCCGATCGGTCAGCCATTACCAGGGATGAAACTCTACATCCTTGATGATAATTTAACCCCTGTAGCGCCTGGAACTTGCGGGGAAATCTACGTGGGAGGACCAGCGGTATCTCAGGGATACTTTAAACGCCCAGAACTGAATGATGAAAGGTTTATCGTTAATCCCTTGATTAATCATAAGTCCGGCAATAGTGAACAAGAACTTGACCAGACTGTTCCATTCTACCTCTACAAAACTGGAGATTTGGGGCGATGTCGGAGCGATGGGGTTTTTGAAATGTTGGGGCGTGTAGATCGTCAAGTTAAGATTAATGGTGTTCGAGTTGAAATAGACGAAATTGAAGCAATTCTCTCTCAACATCCCACCGTTAGGGAAGCTGCTGTTTTAGATCTGAAAACGAACCTGAATGAACCTTATTTAGTTGCTTATTTAACCCTCGAACCAACATCCCTGTCTCGTGAGGATAACAATTGGGAGCAAATTGAAATCGCCCTCCAAACGGTAAGATCTGGCAAGTCTGTGAAGATAGATAGTCTTACCGTTGCTGAGTCAAACTCAGAGCTGATCCATCAACTCAAGACATATCTCCAAGCCCAAGTATCTCGCTATGTGGTGCCATCCAAGTTTGTGATTCTGGAAGATCTTCCCCTAACTCCGAATGGCAAAGTCGATCGTAAGGTGCTGCTTGCACAACAAGAAGCGCAGTTTGAAAACCGAGAATTGATTGCTCCCCGTACAGAGACCGAAGTGAAGCTTGCCAAGATTTGGTGTGACATTCTCAATCTTACTCAGATTAGCCTTGACGATAACTTCTTTGAATTGGGTGGACATTCCCTGCTTGCAACGCAGGTGATTTCTCGGATCAGGGACGTATTCTTCATTGAATTACCTCTGGCTCAAGTGTTTGCTTATCCCACTTTGATGGAATTAGCCCAGTCGATCGACACTATCCAGCCAACAGACTCAATTAAACTGACAACCATTAGTTCAGTTCCCAAAGACACCAAGGTTCCTTTATCTTTTGCTCAGCAACGTCTTTGGTTTCTTGATCAATTAGAAGGACCTAGTTCAACTTATAATATTTCAAATGTCTGGCAACTGGAAGGAGACTTAAATCTATCAGTACTGACCCAAAGTCTTCAAACAATTGTGCAGCGCCACGAAGGGCTACGGACCATTTTTCCGAGCGATAATGCTGCTCCATATCAAAAAATTCAACTTGACGTTACAGTTCAGGTTCCCCTAATCGACTTACAATCGCTTCCCCCAACAGAACTAGAATCTCAGATTCAGATTTTGATTAATGCTGAGGCTCAAACACCGTTTGTCCTTGCCCAAGATACGCTTGTTCGTTGCAAGCTTTTGAAATGCAGTACAACAGTCCATGTGCTTGTGATTACAATCCATCACATCGTTGCCGATGACTGGTCACTGGGCATCTTTCAGCAAGAACTCTCCGAACTCTATACTGCTTTTTGTCAATCGGAACCTTTACCGCTGGCACCCTTGCCCATTCAATATGCAGATTTTGCCTATTGGCAGCATCAATGGTTACAAGGACAAGTTCTGGAGACCTTACTCGACTACTGGCGAAACCAACTTGCAGACAGTCCACCCCTGCTAGATTTACCAACCGACTACCCACGTCCAGCAAAACAAGTTTTTCGGGGTAGCACGATTGAATTTGATTTAGATGCTCACTTAACCCAAAAATTACAACTTCTCAGTCAACAATCTGGCACTACCCTCTTCATATCACTTCTGAGCGCGTTTTCAATCTTACTCTGTCGTTACAGCAACTCAACTGACATCGTTGTTGGGTCGCCAATCGCCAATCGTAATCGTCAGGAAATTGAGCCTCTCATTGGGTTCTTTGTCAATACATTGGTGTTGCGTAACAACCTTGAAGGGAATCCAAGCTTCTTAGAATTGTTGCAACGAACTCGCCAAGTTGCCTTAAATGCTTATGCCCATCAGGATCTCCCGTTTGAGAAGTTAGTAGAGGAATTAAATCCAGATCGCAACCTGAGCTATCATCCCCTGGTTCAGGTCATGTTTGTATTGCAAAATAGCATCCCATCCCATGCCTTGAGTTTTCCAGGCGTAACCGTGAGTCCACGAAGGGTAGAACGGACCACTGCAAAATTTGATTTGATTTTGTCAATGCGGGAAGCTTCTCAAGGGTTGCAAGGGGTTTGGGAGTATAACAGTGATTTATTCACATCTAACACAATTCAACGATTGCATCACCACTTTCAAACCTTGCTTAAAGGGATTGTTGCCAATCCAGATCAATTAATTTCTGAGTTACCCCTGCTAACCGAAGCAGAACAGCAGCAATTACTGGCACAATGGAGCCAAGCCCATAGAGATTATCCCGGTGATTCCTCCATACACCATCTGTTTGAACAACAAGTAGAACGTACACCAGATGCGGTTGCCTTAGTGTTTGGAGAACAACAGCTCTCTTATCGAGAACTGGATCGCCGTGCAAATCAGCTTGCCACTTATTTGCAGACCTTGGGTGTAGAACGAGAAGTATTGGTCGGCCTTTGCCTGGAACGATCACCAGAGTTGATTGTTGCCATGCTAGGAACTCTCAAAGCTGGAGGAGCCTACGTTCCCCTTGATTCCAACTATCCTTCGGAGCGCTTGGCTTTCATCTTAAATGAAACGCAAATTCCCGTATTAATTACGCAAACGACTTTGCGCTCCCGATTAGCCAATTATGAGCAGTGTGTCCTGATTTGTCTCGATGAGATTGATTTGACACAATCCAATGGATTGCAATCTTATGAAGTGCAGTCTGATAGCTCGTCAGAGCCGCAATTGGTGACAAGAGAGAGTCTAGCCTATGTAATCTATACTTCTGGCTCTACGGGTCAACCCAAAGGAGTTAGTATTCCCCATCAAGCAGTGATACGTTTGGCGATCGATCCTAACTATGTGACAATTTGCTCAGACGACACATGCCTACAACTAGCTTCCATTGCCTTTGATGCGGCCACCTTCGAAGTTTGGGGGGCTTTGCTCAATGGAGCAAAATTAGTCCTAGCTCCTGCTGCTCGTCCATCTCTGGCAGAGATCGCACATCTGCTATCACATCACCAAATCACTGTAGTTTGGCTCACCTCTGGACTCTTCCATCAGATGGTAGAAGAGCATTTGGAGTCTTTCACCTCAGTTCGACAACTTCTGGCGGGGGGAGACGTTCTGTCAGTTACCCATGTCAAGAAAGCAGTTCGAGCCTTACCGAATACCCTTGTAATTAATGGTTATGGTCCGACGGAGAATACAACTTTTACCTGCTGTTACCCAATCCGAAATCTTGAAGCCATTGGCACGTCGGTTCCAATCGGTTGTGCGATTTCAAATACTCAGGTTTATCTGTTGGATGACAGCTATCATCCAGTTCCTATAGGAGTTTCGGGAGAGCTTTATATTGGTGGCGATGGTTTAGCACGCGAGTACTTTAACCGTCCTAATCTGACAGCAGAACGATTTATCTGCCATCCTGCTTTGGGTCGCCTCTACAAAACTGGTGATCTTTGCCGCTACCGTTCAGATGGAAATCTCGAATTTATAGGACGGATTGATCATCAAGTTAAGATTCGGGGTTTCCGCATTGAGTTAGGAGAGATCGAAACAGTGCTCGGTGAGCATCCTGATTTACAGGCAGTCGTTGTGTTAGCCCGAGAAGATAATCCAGGAGATAAGCGGTTAGTCGCTTACGTTGTAGTTGAGGCAGATAAGCAAATTCTCCCTAATCAACTCCAACAGTTTCTCAAGCAGAGGCTACCAGATTATATGATCCCCTCCGCCTTTGTACAATTAAGAACCTTGCCTTTAACCCTAAATTGCAAGGTAGATCGTCGATCTCTGCCGATTCCTGACTTTTCTCAACTCCCTCACAGGCTTGAGTTTACTGCACCCCAAACTGAAACTGAGTACAGGATTGTTAAAATCTGGTCTGAAGTCATGAAATGCGATCGCATCAGTATTCACGACAACTTCTTTGAATTGGGTGGTCATTCTCTCCTTGCTACTCGGGTCATTTCAAAGCTCCGTCAAACTTTGCAGATTGAACTGCCAATCCAAAGCCTCTTTGAATATCCAACGGTAGCTGGGTGGGCTAAACACATCGATCTAGTGCTATGGTTTGGTCGAGATGCAGTGGACCTTGCAGCAGTTAAAAACACTGAGGAAATTGAGATATGA
- a CDS encoding condensation domain-containing protein — MVVAQNKTKDIEAMYPLSSTQKGILFQTLYHPEHRVYFDQFKLTIHGKLNPKFFEQAWVRLVERHPVLRTLFVWRNRKQPVQVVRKTFKLTWIEHDWRTLSPEAQTAKMDDFLDRDRQQGVELGKALVDLQNSEMAYWYVGILNSN; from the coding sequence ATGGTTGTTGCCCAAAATAAAACTAAAGATATTGAAGCAATGTATCCCCTTTCCTCAACGCAAAAAGGGATATTATTTCAGACATTGTATCACCCGGAACATCGGGTATATTTCGACCAATTTAAGTTGACGATTCACGGCAAGCTGAATCCGAAGTTCTTTGAACAGGCTTGGGTGAGACTGGTAGAAAGACACCCAGTTTTGCGCACCTTATTTGTTTGGAGAAACCGTAAGCAGCCGGTGCAAGTTGTACGTAAAACCTTCAAGCTAACCTGGATTGAGCATGACTGGCGAACCCTATCTCCTGAAGCCCAAACAGCCAAGATGGATGATTTTTTAGACAGGGATCGACAACAAGGGGTTGAACTGGGTAAAGCCCTGGTTGACTTACAAAACTCTGAAATGGCTTACTGGTACGTTGGGATTTTGAACTCTAACTAA
- a CDS encoding NAD(P)/FAD-dependent oxidoreductase, giving the protein MDNSENLNVVVIGGGAAGFFGAITCATTHPHTNVTLLEASRHPLSKVRISGGGRCNVTHACFDPAQLVQAYPRGSKALRGAYTRFQPKDTIAWFGAHGVELKTEPDGRMFPITDSSETIVDCLLQVAKRAGVKIRTSNPVKWISRQSSQHPTPDTPHPTPGGFEIGLRNGETIKCDRVLVATGSNPLGYRWAKALGHTIETPVPSLFTFNIPDSRLQDLAGVSVKQVCLKLPDAGKTLKDQTGPLLITHWGLSGPVVLKLSAWGARVLHEHHYQMPLLVNWLPEYNPDRLRKLLLDVKSQLPRRFITTSCPIPIPKRLWVSLVTSVGVGSENRWAELSKKTVHQLVQELTQGRYLIQGKGVFKEEFVTCGGVSLKEVNFKTMESRQCPGLYFAGEILDIDGVTGGFNFQSAWTTGWLGGQGIGNS; this is encoded by the coding sequence TTGGATAATTCAGAAAATCTCAATGTCGTAGTCATTGGTGGTGGAGCCGCTGGTTTTTTTGGGGCAATTACCTGTGCCACTACTCATCCCCATACCAATGTCACTCTCCTAGAAGCCTCACGCCATCCATTATCGAAGGTGCGCATCTCTGGTGGTGGACGCTGTAATGTTACTCATGCTTGTTTTGACCCAGCCCAGTTGGTGCAAGCTTACCCGAGGGGAAGCAAAGCATTGCGAGGGGCTTACACCCGCTTTCAACCGAAGGATACCATTGCTTGGTTTGGTGCTCACGGTGTTGAGCTGAAAACTGAGCCTGATGGCAGGATGTTTCCGATTACTGATAGTTCCGAAACGATTGTTGATTGTCTCTTACAAGTGGCTAAGAGGGCAGGGGTGAAGATTCGCACTAGTAATCCGGTTAAGTGGATCTCTCGGCAATCTTCCCAACACCCAACTCCTGACACTCCACACCCGACCCCAGGAGGATTTGAGATTGGGTTGAGGAATGGTGAGACTATAAAATGCGATCGCGTTTTGGTTGCTACTGGTAGCAATCCCCTAGGCTACCGTTGGGCAAAAGCCTTAGGTCATACCATCGAAACCCCGGTTCCTTCTCTATTCACCTTTAATATCCCAGACTCCCGTTTACAGGATTTAGCTGGGGTTAGTGTTAAACAGGTCTGCCTCAAATTACCAGATGCTGGTAAAACCTTGAAGGACCAAACGGGACCATTGCTAATTACCCACTGGGGTTTAAGTGGTCCAGTGGTACTCAAGCTTTCTGCTTGGGGGGCGAGAGTGTTGCATGAACACCATTATCAAATGCCCTTGTTGGTGAATTGGCTTCCTGAGTACAACCCAGACCGATTGCGTAAATTACTCCTCGATGTTAAATCCCAGTTACCTCGACGCTTCATTACTACTAGTTGTCCGATTCCTATCCCAAAGCGCCTTTGGGTCAGCTTAGTGACTAGTGTCGGAGTGGGATCAGAAAACCGTTGGGCTGAGTTATCGAAAAAAACCGTACATCAGTTAGTTCAAGAACTGACTCAGGGAAGGTATTTGATTCAAGGTAAAGGGGTTTTTAAGGAAGAGTTTGTCACTTGTGGTGGTGTTAGTCTCAAAGAGGTGAATTTCAAGACTATGGAAAGCCGCCAATGTCCAGGTCTTTACTTTGCTGGGGAAATTCTCGATATTGATGGAGTTACGGGGGGATTTAATTTTCAGAGTGCTTGGACAACGGGTTGGTTGGGAGGTCAAGGGATTGGAAATAGTTAG
- a CDS encoding pyridoxal phosphate-dependent aminotransferase, producing MRTFALRMERLGTEAAFEYLAKAKQLEAQGRDIIHMEIGQPDFPTPPHICKAAYQAMQAGHTGYGPAAGLPELKSAIARHISKTRHLSVEPDRVVIMPGAKPVIFLTILALVDPQDEVIYPNPGFPIYKSVIDFVGAKPVPLPLREVVNFRIQIEDLKTLVNDCTKLLILNSPQNPTGGVLTSEDLAEIATLAQQYDFYILADEIYSHILYDQTHTSIASLPGMEERTILLDGFSKTYAMTGWRLGYAVASPEISEKLTQLMINTNSCTCSFTQLAGVTALEGDQTFVEKMVMEFHRRRDMIVTRINQIAGISCQMPRGAFYAFPNVSQLPLDDQAIADYLMTEAGVVVLPGSSFGNQGQGYLRLSYANSFSKIEEALDRIEQAVHTLI from the coding sequence ATGAGAACTTTTGCGCTCCGAATGGAACGGTTAGGCACTGAAGCTGCCTTTGAATATCTCGCCAAAGCCAAACAATTGGAGGCCCAAGGACGAGATATAATTCATATGGAGATTGGACAGCCAGATTTTCCTACTCCTCCTCACATTTGTAAGGCAGCCTACCAAGCCATGCAAGCGGGCCACACGGGTTATGGTCCTGCAGCAGGACTACCAGAACTGAAGTCAGCGATCGCACGCCACATTTCCAAAACCCGGCATTTGTCAGTCGAACCCGATCGGGTTGTCATAATGCCAGGGGCAAAACCCGTAATATTCTTGACTATTCTGGCTCTGGTTGATCCCCAAGATGAGGTCATTTACCCAAATCCAGGGTTTCCCATTTACAAATCAGTTATTGACTTTGTCGGAGCTAAACCTGTTCCGCTACCTTTGCGAGAAGTCGTGAACTTTCGCATCCAAATTGAGGATTTGAAAACCCTAGTCAACGATTGTACCAAGTTATTGATCCTCAACTCTCCTCAAAACCCAACTGGGGGAGTGCTGACGTCTGAGGATCTAGCTGAAATTGCTACCCTTGCTCAGCAATACGACTTCTACATTCTCGCAGACGAAATCTATTCTCATATTCTCTACGACCAGACCCATACTAGTATTGCAAGTTTGCCAGGCATGGAGGAGCGCACTATTTTACTAGATGGTTTTTCTAAAACCTATGCTATGACTGGCTGGCGTTTGGGCTATGCCGTTGCATCTCCAGAAATCAGTGAAAAGCTAACTCAACTCATGATCAATACCAATTCCTGTACCTGTTCGTTTACTCAATTGGCAGGGGTGACTGCCCTGGAAGGAGACCAAACCTTTGTTGAGAAGATGGTGATGGAATTTCATCGGCGTCGAGATATGATTGTCACCAGGATCAACCAAATAGCTGGTATCAGTTGTCAAATGCCAAGAGGGGCATTCTATGCATTTCCAAATGTCTCCCAGTTACCGTTAGATGATCAAGCCATAGCAGATTATTTGATGACTGAGGCTGGGGTGGTAGTGTTACCTGGTTCTTCTTTTGGCAATCAAGGTCAGGGATATTTACGCCTGTCCTACGCAAACTCATTCAGCAAGATTGAAGAGGCATTGGATCGAATTGAGCAGGCAGTTCATACTCTCATTTAA